In Mustela nigripes isolate SB6536 chromosome 10, MUSNIG.SB6536, whole genome shotgun sequence, one DNA window encodes the following:
- the CAMSAP2 gene encoding calmodulin-regulated spectrin-associated protein 2 isoform X5 has translation MISPGPKSPAIWPGWWPKPLEQSAHLAMIDTLMMAYTVEMVSIEKVIACAQQYSAFFQATDLPYDIEDAVMYWINKVNEHLKDIMEQEQKLKEHHTVEAPGGQKSPSKWFWKLVPARYRKEQTLLKQLPCIPLVENLLKDGTDGCALAALIHFYCPGVVRIEDICLKETMSLADSLYNLQLIQEFCQEYLNQCCHFTLEDMLYAASSIKSNYLVFMAELFWWFEVVKPSFVQPRVVRPQGAEPVNDMPSIPVLNAAKTNILDSSCSSDFTSSGEGAAFMHSHHLPSRHSRPQAHSSASGGIRRSSSMSYVDGFIGTWPKEKRSSVHGVSFDISFDKEHTVHKSTPNRGITRSISNEGLTLNNNRVSKNIRKNLSFKPVNGEEEAESIEEELNIDSHSGLKSYTPLNTNDLNSNENIHYKLPNGALQNRVLLDEFGNQIETPSIEEALQIIHDTEKSPHTSQPDHIANGFFLHNQEMSILNSNIKLNQSSPDNITDTKGALSPITDNTEVDTGIHVPSEDIPETMDEDSSLRDYTVSLDSDMDDASKFLQDYDIRTSNPRDALSPCPSTVSTKSQPGSSASSSSGVKMTSFAEQKFRKLNHTDGKSSGSSSQKTTPEGSELNIPHVVAWGQIPEEAGLPQGRDTTQLLASEMVHLRMKLEEKRRAIEAQKKKMEAAFTKQRQKMGRTAFLTVVKKRGDGISPLREEAAGAEDEKVYTDRAKEKDSQKANGQRSKSLADLKESLENPQAKWLKSPTTPVDPEKQWNLASPSEDTLNEGEILEYTKSIEKLNSSLHFLQQEMQRLSLQQEMLMQMREQQSWVISPPQPSPQKQIRDFKPSRQAGLSSAIAPFSSDSPRPTHPSPQSSNRKSTSFSVKNQRTPRPNELKITPLNRTLTPPRSVDSLPRLRRFSPSQVPIQTRSFVCFGDDGEPQLKESKPKEEIKKEELESKGPAGQHVHNLEEKELKPLESTVSEVLSQPITETVRLTPNEDQLNQPAEPPPKTVFPPAAPKNVNLIEVSLSDLKPPEKADVAVEKYDGESDKEQFDDDQKVCCGFFFKDDQKAENDMAMKRAALLEKRLRREKETQLRKQQLEAEMEHKKEETRRKTEEERQKKEDERARREFIRQEYMRRKQLKLMEDMDTVIKPRPQIAKQKKQRPKSIHRDHIESPKTPIKGPPGSRIYRVFSVSSLSLASLNTGDNESVHSGKRTPRSESVEGFLSPSRCGSRNGEKDWENASTTSSVASGTEYTGPKLYKEPSAKSNKHIIQNALAHCCLAGKVNEGQKKKILEEMEKSDANNFLILFRDSGCQFRSLYTYCPETEEINKLTGIGPKSITKKMIEGLYKYNSDRKQFSHIPAKTLSASVDAITIHSHLWQTKRPVTPKKLLPTKA, from the exons TCTCCTTCCAAATGGTTTTGGAAACTGGTTCCA gCTCGTTACAGAAAGGAGCAAACATTGCTCAAGCAACTGCCTTGCATTCCATTGGTAGAAAATTTGTTGAAAGATGGTACGGACGGCTGTGCGTTAGCTGCTCTTATTCACTTTTACTGTCCTGGTGTCGTGAGAATAGAGG ATATTTGTTTGAAAGAAACCATGTCTTTGGCTGATAGCCTGTATAATCTGCAGCTGATTCAAGAATTTTGCCAAGAATATTTGAACCAGTGTTGCCATTTCACCCTGGAAGATATGCTGTATGCTGCTTCATCCATAAAG AGTAATTATTTGGTGTTCATGGCCGAGCTCTTCTGGTGGTTCGAAGTTGTGAAGCCCTCGTTTGTGCAGCCTCGTGTCGTTCGTCCACAAGGAG CTGAACCTGTGAATGATATGCCTTCAATTCCAGTCTTGAATGCGGCCAAAACAAACATCTTGGATAGTTCGTGTAGTTCTGACTTCACTTCAAG TGGGGAAGGAGCTGCCTTTATGCACTCTCATCATTTGCCTTCTAGGCATTCACGCCCCCAAGCTCATTCTTCAGCTTCag GAGGAATTAGGAGGTCTTCATCTATGTCCTATGTTGATGGTTTCATAGGGACATGGCCCAAAGAGAAAAG ATCATCGGTGCATGGAGTTtcatttgatatttcttttgATAAAGAACATACTGTACACAAATCCACTCCAAACCGAGGAATCACTCGCTCTATTAGTAATGAAGGACTTACATTGAACAATAATCGTGTATctaaaaatattaggaaaaatttGTCCTTTAAGCCAGTAaatggagaagaagaagcagaaagcaTTGAAGAAGAGCTTAATATAGACTCTCACAGTGGCCTCAAGTCGTACACACCCCTTAATACAAATGACCTGAATTCCAACGAGAATATTCATTATAAGCTTCCAAATGGAGCTTTACAAAATAGAGTACTTCTAGATGAGTTTGGCAATCAGATTGAGACACCAAGCATTGAAGAAGCATTACAAATAATTCATGATACTGAAAAATCTCCCCATACATCTCAGCCAGACCACATTGCTAATGGCTTCTTTCTTCATAACCAGGAAATGAGTATCCTAAATTCAAACATCAAGCTAAATCAGTCTAGTCCTGATAACATAACTGATACAAAAGGTGCCTTGAGTCCCATAACTGACAATACTGAAGTAGACACTGGAATTCATGTTCCTTCAGAAGACATCCCCGAAACTATGGATGAAGATTCTTCTTTGAGAGATTATACTGTAAGCTTAGACTCTGACATGGATGATGCTTCCAAATTTCTTCAGGATTATGATATTCGAACCAGCAACCCCAGAGACGCTTTGAGTCCTTGTCCAAGTACTGTAAGTACCAAGTCCCAGCCAGGTAGCAGTGCTTCTTCTAGTTCCGGAGTTAAAATGACCAGCTTTGCCGAACAGAAATTCAGGAAACTGAATCATACTGATGGGAAAAGTAGTGGGAGCAGTTCTCAGAAAACTACACCAGAAGGTTCTGAACTTAATATTCCACACGTGGTTGCTTGGGGGCAAATTCCAGAAGAAGCAGGCCTTCCACAAGGCCGGGACACCACCCAGCTGTTGGCCTCTGAAATGGTGCATTTAAGGATGAAATTGGAAGAAAAGAGGCGTGCGATAGAAgcccagaagaagaagatggaggCGGCTTTCACTAAGCAGAGGCAGAAGATGGGAAGGACGGCATTTCTTACGGTGGTGAAAAAGAGAGGGGACGGCATTTCCCCTCTTCGGGAGGAAGCAGCCGGGGCAGAAGATGAGAAAGTGTACACCGATCGAGCCAAAGAAAAGGATTCCCAGAAGGCGAACGGACAGAGGAGTAAGTCTCTGGCAGATCTGAAGGAAAGCCTGGAGAACCCTCAGGCCAAATGGCTGAAGTCTCCAACCACACCCGTTGACCCAGAGAAGCAGTGGAACCTGGCAAGCCCCTCGGAGGACACTTTAAACGAGGGAGAGATCTTAGAATATACCAAGTCCATTGAGAAGTTAAATTCATCTCTCCATTTTCTACAACAAGAAATGCAGCGCTTGTCACTTCAGCAGGAGATGTTGATGCAGATGAGGGAGCAGCAGTCCTGGGTGATTTCACCTCCTCAGCCCTCTCCACAAAAACAGATCCGAGACTTTAAACCTTCCCGGCAGGCAGGCCTGTCGTCAGCCATTGCGCCCTTCTCGTCAGACAGCCCCCGCCCTACCCATCCGTCCCCACAGTCTTCCAACAGGAAGAGCAcatctttttctgttaaaaatcaGAGGACTCCTAGgccaaatgaattaaaaataacgCCTTTGAATCGAACCCTGACTCCCCCTCGGTCTGTGGATAGTCTTCCTCGGTTACGGAGGTTTTCACCAAGTCAAGTTCCTATTCAGACTCggtcatttgtatgttttggGGATGACGGAGAGCCTCAGTTAAAGGAATCCAAAcctaaggaagaaattaaaaaggaggaACTGGAATCCAAAGGGCCCGCAGGGCAGCATGTGCATAACCTGGAAGAAAAGGAGCTTAAGCCTCTTGAGTCAACGGTTTCTGAAGTCCTGTCCCAGCCCATCACGGAGACCGTCCGACTGACGCCAAATGAGGACCAGCTGAACCAGCCTGCAGAGCCTCCTCCTAAAACTGTCTTCCCTCCGGCTGCTCCTAAAAATGTTAATCTGATTGAAGTTTCCCTCTCAGATTTGAAACCTCCTGAAAAGGCTGATGTAGCTGTTGAAAAATACGATGGAGAAAGTGATAAAGAACAGTTTGATGATGACCAGAAAGTATGCTGTGGATTCTTCTTTAAG GATGATCAAAAAGCAGAGAATGATATGGCAATGAAACGAGCAGCTTTGCTGGAGAAACGActgcggagggagaaggagactcagCTTCGGAAACAGCAGCTGGAAGCAGAGATGGAACATAAGAAAGAGGAAACGAG GCGTAAAACTGAGGAAGAGCGTCAGAAGAAGGAAGATGAGAGAGCGCGCAGAGAATTTATCAGACAGGAGTATATGAGGCGAAAACAGCTGAAACTAATGGAAGACATGGATACAGTAATTAAACCCCGTCCtcaaatagcaaaacaaaaaaaacagcgcCCAAAATCTATTCACAGAGATCATATCGAGTCTCCCAAAACACCAATAAAAGGTCCTCCAG gaTCACGAATTTATCGTGTTTTTTCAGTCTCTAGCCTTTCTTTGGCATCACTGAACACAGGTGATAACGAGAGTGTGCATTCAGGCAAGAGGACACCAAG ATCCGAGTCTGTAGAAGGCTTCTTGTCTCCAAGTCGTTGCGGCAGTCGAAATGGGGAGAAGGACTGGGAAAATGCATCAACAACTTCTTCAGTGGCTTCTGGAACAGAATACACAG GACCAAAGCTCTACAAAGAACCCAGTGCAAAATCCAATAAGCACATAATACAGAATGCTTTAGCTCATTGCTGTTTGGCTGGAAAAGTAAATGAAGGTCAGAAGAAAAAGATACTGGAG gaaatggagaagtCAGATGCCAACAACTTTTTAATCTTGTTCCGGGATTCAGGCTGCCAATTCAGGTCTTTGTATACTTACTGTccagaaactgaagaaattaaTAAACTGACTGGGATAGGCCCTAAATCTATCACTAAAAAAATGATTGAGGGACTTTACAAATATAATTCTGACAGGAAACAGTTTAGCCACATACCTGCTAAAACTTTATCCGCCAGTGTTGATGCGATTACCATTCATAGTCATTTATGGCAGACCAAGAGACCAGTAACACCCAAAAAACTTCTACCCACTAAAGCATAG